The Primulina huaijiensis isolate GDHJ02 chromosome 12, ASM1229523v2, whole genome shotgun sequence genome has a window encoding:
- the LOC140989472 gene encoding uncharacterized protein, with amino-acid sequence MATRGNKGKGKEVAQEYGAQNIGGNVRVPRGRRGRPAAEVAARADAEVEQLVHRVDEMELAVARFQNMHPAKFFGNKGSDRAEGWLKHMEFLFNTVHYDSDRRLTMAVLQLRDRAQRWWEATTNVLQQTGSQITWEVFRAKFLQEYAPPSYYSARESEFHRLVQGNMSVEEYARQLSALLTYVPHVAASEKGKISKFLEGLDFQIHVMVMAGSPTTYAEAVDKAIGIEAGLRRGKQPHAPQMPSSGSYFSAGTPSFPSQQSYQQKQKQFRPKGKQFRKKYQSSSSSSSSSQSATGGQYPVIYCDRCGGRHPTAQCSGVQGSCHTCGQSGHYARVYPSRAQGQMQPQQLPYARCSIPGGSSQRPFAHVPSYQQSSYPQVRGNVPQSFQGPQQARVYALTEDQAREAPGGVIAGTCIIYDHIARVLFDTGASHSFIASDYVDEYDLWTTPFHETVSVSTPAGRFIPSGQIVLDCVLHFDDSIMITNLIVLPMHDFDCIIGMDTLSSYRATVDCFHGVVRFRPYYGNKWNFYGRGSQVKIPLVSAMEMFRLLSLGNEGYMIYAVDTTKKEPKLSDIPIAKEFPDVFPEEIPGFPPQREIDFSIDLMLGIAPISRAPYRMAPAELKELKEQLQDLLEKAVFMDLMNRVFRNFLDKFVIVFIDDILVYSKSKREHKEHLCLVLQTLRDSQLYAKLSKCEFWMDSVIFLGHVISAQGISVDPSKVEAVLNWARPTNIPEIRSFMGLAGYYRRFIEGFSQIARPITQLTKKDARFIWSDECEKSFLTLKEKLTTAPVLALPSGSGGFVVCTDASSRGLGCVLIQHGKVIAYASRQLKAHESRYSVHDLELAAIVFALKVWRHY; translated from the exons ATGGCTACTAGAGGAAATAAAGGGAAAGGAAAAGAAGTGGCTCAAGAGTATGGGGCACAAAATATCGGAGGAAATGTCAGAGTTCCTCGAGGTAGACGCGGGCGTCCTGCTGCAGAGGTAGCCGCTAGAGCTGATGCTGAGGTAGAACAGTTGGTGCACAGAGTTGATGAAATGGAATTGGCTGTAGCTCGATTTCAGAATATGCATCCTGCGaaattctttgggaataaagGCAGTGATCGAGCAGAAGGATGGCTAAAGCACATGGAATTCCTGTTCAACACAGTACATTATGATTCTGATAGAAGGTTGACTATGGCAGTTCTCCAACTACGGGATCGTGCACAGCGTTGGTGGGAGGCTACTACCAATGTACTGCAACAAACAGGTAGTCAGATCACTTGGGAGGTGTTTCGTGCTAAATTTCTCCAAGAATATGCTCCACCATCCTACTACTCAGCCAGAGAATCAGAATTTCATCGACTAGTGCAGGGCAATATGTCTGTTGAAGAATATGCTCGACAACTTTCTGCTCTTCTCACTTATGTACCACATGTGGCTGCCAGTGAAAAAgggaaaatttcaaaatttttggaaggactggattttcaaatacatgTTATGGTTATGGCTGGGTCGCCTACAACTTATGCCGAAGCTGTGGACAAGGCGATTGGAATTGAGGCGGGGTTGAGACGAGGAAAACAACCACATGCTCCACAAATGCCTAGTAGTGGTTCATATTTTTCAGCAGGTACACCGTCTTTTCCATCTCAACAGTCCTACCAACAGAAACAAAAACAATTTAGACCAAAGGGCAAACAATTTAGAAAGAAATATCAGTCCAGTTCCTCTAGTTCGAGCAGTTCACAAAGTGCGACAGGTGGACAATACCCCGTGATTTACTGTGATCGATGTGGAGGAAGACATCCTACTGCACAGTGTAGTGGAGTACAGGGTTCATGTCATACTTGTGGTCAGTCAGGGCATTATGCCAGAGTTTATCCGAGCCGTGCACAGGGACAGATGCAGCCACAGCAGTTGCCTTATGCCAGATGTAGTATTCCAGGTGGCTCATCTCAGAGACCATTTGCTCATGTACCGTCCTATCAGCAGTCTAGTTACCCACAGGTCAGGGGTAATGTGCCACAATCTTTTCAGGGTCCCCAACAAGCCCGAGTATATGCTTTGACCGAGGATCAGGCTAGAGAGGCTCCAGGCGGGGTGATCGCAGGTACTTGCATTATTTACGATCATATTGCACGAGTTTTATTTGATACTGGGgcatctcattcattcattGCATCTGATTATGTTGATGAATATGACCTTTGGACTACACCATTTCATGAAACTGTATCTGTGTCTACGCCAGCTGGTCGATTTATTCCATCTGGGCAAATTGTATTAGATTGTGTGTTGCATTTCGATGATAGCATTATGATCACAAACTTGATTGTATTACCGAtgcatgattttgattgtatcatTGGTATGGACACACTGTCTAGTTatcgagccactgtagattgttttcatggTGTAGTACGATTTAGGCCATACTATGGTAacaaatggaatttttatggtcgAGGATCACAAGTTAAGATACCGTTAGTCTCAGCGATGGAAATGTTTAGATTATTATCTTTAGGAAATGagggatatatgatttatgctgTGGATACTACAAAGAAAGAACCGAAATTATCTGATATCCCAATAGCAAAAGAATTCCCCGATGTCTTTCCTGAAGAAATACCAGGCTTTCCACCGCAAAGAGAAATTGATTTTAGCATCGACTTGATGCTGGGTATTGCGCCAATCTCTAGAGCGccgtacagaatggctcctgcagaactgaaagaattgaaagagcagttaCAGGATTTACTCGAAAAAG CAGTGTTTATGGATCTGATGAATAGAGTATTCAGAAATTTTCTGGATAAATTTGTTATTGTCTTTATTGACGATATACTGGTGTATTCGAAATCAAAGCGGGAACATAAGGAGCATTTATGCTTGGTTCTTCAAACACTTCGAGATTCTcaattgtatgctaagttgtcaaagtgtgaattttggatgGATAGCGTGATATTTTTGGGTCATGTGATATCAGCCCAAGGTATATCTGtagatccgagtaaagttgaagcaGTCTTGAATTGGGCTAGACCAACCAATATACCGGAGATTCGAAGTTTTATGGGATTGGCTGGCTATTACAGACGAttcattgaaggattttctCAGATTGCTCGACCTATTACCCAACTGACCAAGAAAGATGCAAGATttatttggtcagatgaatgtgaaaagAGTTTTCTTACATTGAAAGAGAAGCTGACAACAGCACCAGTGTTGGCATTGCCATCTGGGTCAGGTGGATTTGTGGTTTGTACTGATGCATCATCAAGAGGTTTGGGATGTGTTCTAATACAGCATGGAAaagttattgcctatgcttcaaggCAATTGAAAGCACATGAATCCCGATATTCTGTTCATGATCTCGAACTAGCAGCCATTGTTTTTGCTTTAAAAGTTTGGCGACATTATTAA